The Selenomonas sp. AB3002 genome contains a region encoding:
- the ftsH gene encoding ATP-dependent zinc metalloprotease FtsH — translation MNEVKKPERPIIFYYIVTLILLVAFNHLFMPYFEAKKVQEVEYNTFIQQTEAKNVEKVSIKENQIIFTEKEDGNTYKTGRLSDPDLTKRLYESGADFSGEIVEEMSPFMSILLSWVLPLLIFFAIGQYMSRKMMERMGGGRDSMMFGLGGSKAKVYIKSAQGVKFSDVAGEEEAKENLSEIVSYLHDPEKFKAIGASMPKGLLLVGPPGTGKTLLAKAVAGEADVPFFSMSGSEFVEMFVGLGASKVRDLFKQAKEKAPCIVFIDEIDAIGKKRDGQIGGNDEREQTLNQLLTEMDGFEGNSGVIILAATNRPDSLDPALTRPGRFDRRVPVELPDLKGREEILRVHAKKIKVQADVDYNKVARMASGASGAELANIVNEAALRAVRDGRNEASQSDLEESIEVVIAGYQKKNAILSDKEKWTVAYHEVGHALVAALQTHSAPVQKITIIPRTSGALGYTMQVEEEGNHYLMSKEELENKIATFTGGRAAEALIFDTITTGASNDIEQATKMARAMITRYGMSEEFGMVALETVTNRYLGGDTSLACSIETQTAIDHQVMALVKKQYEKAYKLLEDNRESLEKIARKLYEQETITGDEFMELLDAENETGQEGNTAPDQEGITVATEESFEEKLARQQENVDIQENIRE, via the coding sequence ATGAATGAAGTAAAGAAGCCCGAGCGGCCCATTATCTTTTACTATATTGTGACCCTCATACTGCTGGTGGCCTTCAACCACCTCTTCATGCCCTACTTTGAAGCCAAGAAAGTGCAGGAGGTGGAATACAACACCTTTATCCAGCAGACCGAAGCCAAGAATGTGGAGAAGGTTTCCATCAAGGAAAACCAGATCATCTTCACGGAAAAAGAAGACGGCAATACTTATAAAACGGGCCGCTTGAGTGACCCGGACCTCACCAAGCGGCTCTACGAATCCGGGGCGGATTTCTCCGGGGAAATCGTGGAGGAGATGTCTCCCTTCATGAGCATTTTGCTGTCCTGGGTGCTGCCCCTCTTGATTTTCTTTGCCATCGGCCAGTATATGTCCCGCAAGATGATGGAGCGCATGGGGGGCGGCCGTGACTCCATGATGTTCGGCCTGGGGGGCTCCAAGGCGAAAGTCTACATCAAGAGCGCCCAGGGGGTGAAGTTCAGCGATGTGGCAGGGGAGGAGGAGGCTAAGGAGAATCTTTCCGAGATTGTCTCCTACCTCCATGACCCTGAGAAATTCAAGGCCATCGGCGCCTCCATGCCCAAGGGGCTCCTGCTGGTGGGGCCTCCCGGCACTGGCAAGACCCTGCTGGCCAAGGCCGTGGCAGGCGAGGCAGATGTGCCCTTCTTCTCTATGTCCGGCTCTGAGTTCGTGGAGATGTTCGTGGGCCTGGGGGCTTCCAAGGTGCGAGACCTTTTCAAGCAGGCCAAGGAAAAGGCTCCCTGCATCGTCTTCATTGACGAGATTGACGCCATCGGCAAGAAGCGCGACGGCCAGATTGGCGGCAATGACGAGAGGGAGCAGACCCTGAACCAGCTGCTGACGGAAATGGACGGCTTCGAGGGCAATTCCGGGGTCATTATCCTGGCGGCTACCAACCGGCCTGATTCCCTGGACCCTGCCCTCACCCGTCCCGGCCGTTTCGACCGCCGGGTGCCCGTGGAGCTGCCCGACCTCAAGGGTCGGGAGGAAATCCTCAGGGTCCATGCCAAAAAAATCAAGGTGCAGGCAGATGTGGACTACAACAAGGTAGCCCGCATGGCTTCCGGAGCCTCCGGGGCGGAGCTGGCCAACATCGTCAACGAGGCGGCCCTCAGGGCTGTCCGGGACGGCAGGAACGAAGCCAGCCAGTCAGACCTGGAGGAAAGCATAGAGGTGGTCATCGCTGGCTACCAGAAGAAGAATGCCATTCTCTCTGACAAGGAAAAGTGGACAGTGGCCTATCATGAGGTGGGTCATGCTCTAGTGGCTGCTCTCCAGACCCATTCCGCCCCTGTGCAGAAAATCACCATCATTCCCCGCACCTCCGGGGCCCTGGGTTACACCATGCAGGTGGAGGAGGAAGGAAACCACTACCTCATGAGCAAGGAGGAACTGGAGAACAAGATCGCCACCTTCACGGGAGGGCGGGCGGCCGAGGCCCTGATTTTTGACACCATCACCACGGGGGCTTCCAACGACATCGAGCAGGCCACCAAGATGGCCAGGGCCATGATCACCCGCTACGGCATGAGCGAGGAATTCGGCATGGTGGCTCTGGAGACTGTCACCAACCGCTATCTGGGCGGCGATACCAGCCTGGCCTGCTCCATCGAGACCCAGACTGCCATCGACCATCAGGTCATGGCCCTGGTGAAAAAGCAGTATGAGAAGGCCTACAAGCTGCTGGAGGATAACAGGGAGTCCCTGGAGAAGATCGCCAGGAAGCTCTACGAGCAGGAAACCATCA
- a CDS encoding MATE family efflux transporter, with protein sequence MKATELDMTHGSLWDKIVKFALPLALTVFLQQLYNAADVAVVGRFVGTEAMAAVGTNVSIIGLLVNLFMGISLGANVMVARFIGARDMEKASSAVHTAFLLALAVGLGLMALGELLAGPVLTALAVPESVMPLAEMYLRVFLLGMPFMGLYNFQAAIFRSRGDTKTPLQVLAVTSAVNALLDLLFAGPLGWGIAGVAGATVLAQFMAAGMLLHVLRHTEGVIRLDLRQLHWQGQRIKEIVKIGLPAGIQAMVFSLSNIVIQAAINSLGAETMAASSAAFTIEINVYCIVYSFSQAATTFVSQNYGAGKLFRCRRATWLCFGLGLSFMTTVSLLVLFFGETLLALFDSHPEVIALGMVRIWYVVVPAGINGIVDIFSGALRGYGFSLQPAVLALVGICGVRLTWVYTAFAQDPDFATLMFCYPLSWTVTAVFIAIAYWFYTKHVKVLRLRVAR encoded by the coding sequence ATGAAAGCCACTGAACTTGATATGACTCACGGGTCCCTGTGGGACAAAATCGTGAAATTTGCCCTGCCTTTGGCCCTGACGGTGTTTTTGCAGCAGCTCTACAACGCGGCCGATGTGGCGGTGGTGGGGCGCTTTGTGGGCACGGAGGCCATGGCGGCGGTGGGCACCAATGTTTCCATCATCGGCCTGTTGGTGAATCTCTTTATGGGGATTTCCCTGGGTGCCAACGTCATGGTGGCGCGCTTTATCGGGGCCAGAGACATGGAGAAGGCCAGCAGCGCTGTCCATACGGCCTTCCTGCTGGCGCTGGCGGTGGGGCTGGGGCTTATGGCCCTGGGTGAGCTGCTGGCCGGACCTGTGCTCACGGCTCTGGCGGTGCCCGAGAGCGTCATGCCTCTGGCGGAGATGTATCTGAGGGTGTTCCTGCTGGGCATGCCTTTCATGGGGCTTTATAACTTTCAGGCCGCCATCTTCCGCAGTCGTGGAGATACCAAGACTCCCTTGCAGGTCCTGGCGGTGACCAGTGCCGTCAATGCCCTGCTGGATCTCTTGTTTGCCGGTCCTTTGGGCTGGGGTATTGCAGGGGTGGCAGGAGCTACGGTGCTGGCCCAATTCATGGCGGCAGGCATGCTCCTGCACGTGCTGCGCCATACGGAAGGTGTCATCCGCCTGGACCTCAGGCAGTTGCACTGGCAGGGGCAGAGGATAAAGGAAATCGTGAAAATCGGTCTGCCCGCAGGCATTCAGGCCATGGTCTTCTCCCTGTCCAATATTGTTATCCAGGCAGCCATCAACAGCCTGGGGGCGGAGACCATGGCAGCCTCCAGCGCTGCTTTCACCATTGAGATCAATGTCTATTGCATTGTTTATTCTTTCTCCCAGGCGGCTACCACCTTTGTGAGCCAGAACTACGGGGCGGGGAAGCTCTTCCGCTGCCGCCGGGCCACCTGGCTGTGCTTTGGATTGGGGCTTTCCTTTATGACCACTGTCTCCCTGCTGGTGCTTTTCTTCGGGGAGACACTGCTGGCCCTCTTTGACAGTCATCCAGAGGTCATCGCCTTGGGCATGGTGCGCATCTGGTATGTGGTGGTGCCAGCCGGCATCAACGGCATTGTGGATATTTTCTCAGGGGCCCTCAGGGGCTATGGTTTTTCCCTGCAGCCTGCCGTGCTGGCCCTGGTGGGCATCTGCGGGGTGCGGCTTACCTGGGTCTATACGGCTTTTGCCCAAGACCCTGACTTTGCCACCTTGATGTTCTGCTATCCCCTGAGCTGGACGGTGACCGCGGTGTTCATCGCCATCGCCTACTGGTTCTATACAAAACATGTGAAGGTGCTGCGCCTGCGCGTGGCGAGATAA